The genomic segment cgcatgcatgcggctttttagcgccgccctagtggctctctggagcttttttaaaaatgtatgaaaaatggcaaaataatagggggaaaaaaatatttttttgttttaatatggtttctgtaggaggacaatcatgacacaagcctccctaattgttacaaagcacactgtttatattaaacatgcttcactgattccagtatttggcgagcgccgttttctcctactaattttggcggtccttgaactcaccgtagtttgtttacatgtataactttctccgactttctaggacgtgttttatgccacttctttttctgtctcattttgtccaccaaacttttaacgttgtgcatgaaaggtgagttttgttgatgttattgacttgtgtggagtgctaatcagacatatttggtcactgcatgactgcaagctaatcgatgctaacatgctatttaggctagctatatgtacatattgcatcattatgcctcatttgtagctatatttgagctcatttagtttcctttaagtcctcttaattcaatttatatctcatgacacactatctgtatgtaatatggcttttaattttttgcggctccagacagatttgtttttgtatttttggtccaatatggctctttcaacatttcgggttgccgacccctgtcctaaacaaacaaattaaatagAAGAGAAAGGTCAAAGGTTGCTTTTTGTTCATACGCCATCACGTGACCACAGAATTCTTGCTCGGTCCTTCGTGTTGAAGGGCTCATATTGCCATCAACTCCCAGCAGTTTCCACAAGTTTGTTGTGTTTGGACCAAAACATCATTCCCTATCTGTGATTAATtaacaatgctgtttttttttgtgttctgTGTGTAGGAGACACAAGCGTGCTCGCTGCAGTGTATGGACCAGCTGAAGTTAAAGTCAGTAAAGAAATCTATGATCGAGCGACACTGGAGGTCCTCGTACAACCCAAAGTTGGCCTTCCAAGTAAGTCTTCTCTCATTTATCACCTTCATTCCAAAGTAGATCTTCGCTATTTGTGGTGTTTTTGCTCGAAGACCCCCAAGGAATAGCAACAAAAAATGCAAGTCATGTGCACACCCCAAAAATGCCCATTTTTGACGCCCTAtaacacgggtgtcaaactcgtttgcattGAGGGCCAAGTTGCAgttttggctgccctcagagggccggccgcttgtaacattaataaaagaaacatacatgtacaaaacccaaaccagtgaagttgtcacgttgtgtaattcgtaaataaaaagagaatacaatgatttgcaaataaacttctattcaattgaatagactacaaagacaagatatttcatgttcacactgagaaactacatttttttttgcaaataataattaacttagaagttaatggcagcaacacattgcaaaaaagttgtcacaggggcatttttaccactgtgttacatggcctttccttttaacaacactcagtaaacgtttgggaactgaggagacacatttttgaagtggaattatttcacattcttgcttgatgtacagcttaagttgttcaacagtctcccttccgctattttaggcttcatattgcaccacacattttcaataggagacaggtctggactacaggcaggccagtctagtacccgcactcttttactatgaagccatgctgttgtaacacgtggcttggcattgtcttgctgaaataagcaggggcgtccatgataacgttgcttggatggcaacatatgttgcactaaaacctgaatgtacctttcagcattaatggtgccttcacatatgtgtaagttacccatgccttgggcactaatacacccccataccatcacactagggctgggcgatatatcgatatactcgatataccgcgggtttgtctctgtgcgatatagaaaatgactatatcgtgatattcgagtatacgttttcacgcagttgcttttagctgcgggcattaaactacatgcgttcatacttgccaaccctcacggattttccgggagactcccgaaattcagcgcctctcccgaaaacctcccgggacaaattttctcccgaaaatctcccgaaattcaggcggagctgaaggccacgccccctacagctccatgcggacctcagtccgctttcccacaatataaagaacgtctacagtaaagcagtccgtctgccgtaaacagcaatgttgtgacactcttaaacagaacaatactgccatctagtgcatttgatgaaagcacttttgtgcgtgccacacagcaatgcataatcagagagggtgttcagcatggttagaaagatagtgacagagaatagaacaaggatggacaattcaacccttaactcaacaatgagtagatgagtgttatgtgtgtgtatatgtgtaaataaatgaacactgaaattcaagtatttcttttatttatatatatatatatatatatatatatatatatatagctagaattcactgaaagtcaattatttcttatatatatatatatatatgtatatgtatatatgtatccatccatccatccatccattttctaccgcttattccctttggggtcgcggggatatatatatatatatatatatatatatatatatatatatatatatatatgaaatacttgacttggtgaattctagctgtaaatatactcctcccctcttaaccacgcccccgccccaaccacgccccccgcacccaccccccacctcccgaaattggaggtctcaaggttggcaagtatgcatgcgtttctcactctttcctgtctctccttctcacagagactttaaaacaagcgcaccttcttacatacgtcacatactgtcacgtgtgcaacgtcacacgctcccgcggagcgagAGGTAGCGAcgtggtaacgttagctgtgatgctaacagctaacggtgtggtttgagtggtaatacgagagaaagaaggtgcgaatctggtaacaaaagaggaataattaattcccaagaaaaacagcacggggtccatcatctgacggtggtttggcttcaagcgggaataggtctttacatcatgtcaacatctctgttcggtgccacaccaactaaatgccgaagcaactatttccacatcaacaccgtagaaCATATAccatttgatatgcagctcatttttatgtgacacttattgaaatatcttgtgtgtcatcatgcagaaaagtgcacttatagcttgttttaaaatgtctctgacaatcttgcactttctgttttggaaatgacatgaatgtttatgccactgcttaataactgtttaataaatacacttttgctaaattgacttagttgtgatttccctctctgcatgaaagtttaagatgagcatatattaatgcagtatgaagaagaatgttttaatgtagacacatagaatcatcatactgctgtgattatatgcatcaagtgttcattcaaggctaaggcaaaacatCGAGATATAtctcgtgtatcgcgatatggcctacaaatattgagatattaaaaaaaggccatatcgcccagctctacatcacacatgctgacttttgaacattGCGCcttgaacaatccggatggttcttttcctctttggtccggaggacacgacgtccacagtctccaaaaacaatttgaaatgtggactcgtcagaacactattccactttgcatcagtccatcttagatgagctccggtccagcgaaacctttctgggtgttgttgataaatggctttggctttgcatagtagagttttaacttgcacttacagatgtagcgaccaactgtagttactgacagtggttttctgaagtgttcctgagcccatatggggatatcctttacacactgatgtcgttttttcatgcagtactgcctgagggatcgaataaaaaaaaaaagaaaattaatttcACAGtggtaataaaaatatataaatatacggtGCACAAACATGGtatgtctgagggatcgaaggtcacaggcattcaatcaatcaatcaatctttatttatatagccctaaatcacaagtgtctcaaagggctgcacaagccacaacgacatcctcggtacaaagcccacatacgggcaaggaaaaactcaccccagtgggacgtcgatgtgaatgactatgagaaaccttggagaggaccgcatatgtgggtaaccccccccctctagggggggggttttcagccttgccgcttacgtgcagtgatttctccagattctctgaaccttttgatgatattacggagcgtagatggtgaaatccctaaattccttgcaatagctggttgagaaatgttgttcctaaacaatttgctcaggaatttgttgacaaagtggtgaccctcgccccgtccttgtttgtgaatgactgagcatttcatggaagctacttttatacccaatcatggcacccacctgttcccaattagcctgttcacctgtgggatgttccaaataagtctttgatgagcgtttctcaactttcccagtcttttttgccacttgtgccagcttttttgaaacatgttgcaggcgtcaaattccaaatgagctaatatttgcaaaaaataacaaggtttctcagttcgaccgttaaatatcttgtctttgcagtctattcaattgaatataagttgaaaaggatttgcaaatcattgtatactgtttttatttaccatttacacaacgtgacaacttcactgcttttggggtttgtacaatgctGCATTATTGTTTGCAGAagttttttattcaagacagaagtatttatttagttgtttgaaaatgattccatgaaaagtacaatttatatctggtctgAAAGTAACATTATACACATAAGAATGTTGCTAAGTGTAAGAAGTAACTTTCGAATAACTAGTTTTCGATCAAATAAAGGCAAAACTTGttttgtcatttgtattcattggtttcttATATTTAGGCCATATGGCCCAGGCCCTTTGGTTTATCGTCAGAAATGTCTTATCATGGCAGGCCTCGTTGGCGAGGATCCACACTGGTTGtctagtcgatagaaaaacgctatattaatttaatccattattattagggcccgcaatggcccattgcaaaaggactcccgaagggagtccttatgcaatgggacataaggacctattgttattctaaggttttattattctttctttcttcttccgccgcctctttgagcactaatttgacccacttaacatgcttcaaaactcaccatatttgacccacacatcaggacctgcgaaaattgccttttaataaaaaaaccaaaccccaaaactcaaaattgcgctctagcgccccctaggaagaagaaaaaactacgctgcctgtaactcccactaggaaggtcggagagacatgaaacaaaaacctttatgtaggtctgacttagatctacatttcacaattgtatatcctcgggctaaaatcaacaggaagttggcaattcccccttcaagacaaaaaagtactaaaaacagtcacttttgcctcttttagctgtaatttgaccctcttaacatgcttcaaaactcaccgaacttaacacacacatcaggactggctaaaactgtgatctaatgaaaaaacctaaccccaaatcaaaaaattgtgctctacagcaatttttttataaaacgcacaaaaaactgctcctcggatgaaaaatctgacaaaactgcctgtaactcccactgggaaggtcggagagacatgaaacaaaaacctctatgtaggtctcacttagacctacatttcataaattgacaacccccagcaaaaatcaacaggaagtttgctattcccccttcaaaacaatttaaaaaaaaaaaccggtcaccttccttcaaaaacaaactcctctgagcgcgtttgtcgtttcgccttcaaactaacacaggagagagattgaacccttgtgattacaacaacagaagcgctttttttataaccgctccggttttgattttatgacccttcaaagacacgCTGCGCTgaggctgctgcgctgctgtttttttaagatggctgcttaaaagcaggaagcaccaacgtgcccacacaatgcagacaaggtaggtacactagacaaaagtcttgggacacttcagactaaaagtagacaaaagtattgggacacttaggactagcacctgccaaatacgcgggcccgaccaacgctgcttgcagctttaattattattattattgtagagTTGGCCACCTTTTTGAATTTGCCAAAGAAGCTGCCTTTCCAAGCGTTGCCAGCAGGTGGTGCTAGCAAGCTGAATCCCTGTTTAAACCTGTGCACAATGTCCTGCAGGTGTGAAGGAGCGAGCCCAGCAACAGTGTGTGCGGGAAACCTGCGAGGCGTCGCTGCTCCTGTCCCTCCACCCCCGCTCCTCCCTCACGCTGGTCCTGCAGGTGCTGCACGACGACGGCTCCGTATCCTCCCGCCTCCACCCAGCGTAGCCTGCCCCCAGGTGTGCTTTTGATTCCCTGACCCGCAGCGCAGCTCCTGTCCAGCTTCCTGAACGCCGCCTGCATGGCTCTGATGGACGCCGGCCTGCCCATGAGTTGCCTGTTCTGCGGCGTGACGTGCGCCATCCGCACAGACGGCGAGATCATCACGGACCCGACCGCCGCTCAGGAAGTAGTAAGTCTGCCTACTTCCTTTTTGAGACTCGTTTGGACTTGCTGACCATTATAGCAGATAAAAGAAAGGTTATTAGGTGGGTAGGCCATGTTTTACATGTAAGAAGTAGTTAGTCTGAAAGAGGATGGCTAAGAAATACACTGCTTGCGTTTACTCGTCAGGAGAGTCGAGCTCTGATGACGTTCGCCATCGACAGCAAAGACCGCCGTGTGATGATGACCTCCACCAAAGGCTCCTTTTCAGTGCACGAGGTCTGTCACACGCCCATGTTTGTTCTGTTGACCACGTCCAgtgttgatgtgtgtgttcttgtatttgtacccttcttgagacatcaacaaggaaaagtatcttccacatgaggaggtgtgaaaaagtgatgacataaatcatggtcccaataacattgcatctaacaaTCTaatttggtggtgaaatctatcaaaatggtcctaaaaaggagggattttttcaaattgactgtgtgtcgcttttaaaagtgctccccctctggtcaacatatgaagtaacaagtgtgtgtagaaatttgaagtgctaaccctctggccaacatatgtaacaagtgtgtgtaagaaattgaaatggtcAAATGTGGCCAAAAattagttataaaaaataaaataaatatgtatatagatacataccgtattttttggattataagtcgctccggagtataagttgcaccggccgaaaaggcataataaagaaggaaaaaaacatatataagtcacactagagtataaattgcattttttggggaaattaaattgataaaatccaacaccaagaatagacatttgaaaggcaatttaaaataaataaagaatagtgaaaaacGGGCtgttaagtgtacgttatatgacgaaaATTAATTTATATTCATCTCCTTGGCAACTCCCTGGgcgtaatttcacacataaatcgctccagggtataagtcgcacccccggccaaactatgaaaaaaactgcgatttataatccgaaaaatacggtactgtaataacttgaaatatataaacatttttaaaaattaaaaaaaattaaaagcagtctttttctcacaatgtgtcaacttttttccttataaaattgggaacaatttctcatattctttctgtttctgtgatattgcaatattttcacatcaaatgattactttttaatgtaaaatgattactttttaatgcaaaatggtgacatttgtcacatcaaattctgacttttatcaccatattgccaatttttttgttgttcttgtaaaatagtgacatttttttgagtaatatgatgacttttgtcatcattttgccaagtaaaatttcgattattattatattgccaaaatgttagttttcttttgaaattgtgacttgtcgagtaaaattacaactcttttcataaaattgaagtgaagtgtgaattatatttatatagcgcttttctctagtgactcaaagcgcttttacatagtgaaacccaatatctaagttacatttaaaccagtgtgggtggcactgggagcaggtgggtaaagtgtcttgcccaaggacacaacggcagtgactaggatggcagaaacggggatcgaacctggaaccctcaagttgctggcacgg from the Nerophis lumbriciformis linkage group LG17, RoL_Nlum_v2.1, whole genome shotgun sequence genome contains:
- the exosc5 gene encoding exosome complex component RRP46 — translated: MEECSPPTVYLREFGCEQSLLSRPDGSASFVQGDTSVLAAVYGPAEVKVSKEIYDRATLEVLVQPKVGLPSVKERAQQQCVRETCEASLLLSLHPRSSLTLVLQVLHDDGSLLSSFLNAACMALMDAGLPMSCLFCGVTCAIRTDGEIITDPTAAQEVESRALMTFAIDSKDRRVMMTSTKGSFSVHELQQCIAVSQAASEKIFHFYRDSVRRRYSKSVF